Part of the Clostridium sporogenes genome, TAGATATCTTTATGATAAAGAATAAATTGAAAATAATATTATGTAGTGCTATCATAGGGGGAAGCATTATAGGATTTTATCATCCAATTGTTAATGCAGCTCCAACAGAGAAAGATGTAACAATTGAGATACAAAAATTAGATAATGATTTATCTAATCTAACTATCAAATTAAATGATAATAAAGACAAAAACTCTAGATTAGTTAATGAAATTAAACAAAATGAAAAATTTATACAGAATAAAAAAGAAGAGATAAAAGAAACAGAAAATATGTTGAATGCTCAAATGAGAGATTATTATATAGAAAATGATAGTAATTCTAATAATGCCTTAGTTTTGTTATTGTCTTCTGAAAACATGAGCGATTTCTTAAATAAAGCCAAAATAATGAAAATAGTGTTAGAAGAAGGGAATACAACTATTAAAACGTTAGAAAAAGATAAACAAGATATAATAAAAACTAATGAAAAGCTATCAAAAGATAAAAAGGAGATAGAAAAGAATACTTCTTCTATAAAGAATGATATTAAAACTATAGATGATAAGAAAAAGGAACTAAAGGTTAAGCTAGAAGAATTAGATAAAGCTAAAATTAATAATGCAAGCAATACAAATAGTATAATAGCTCAACAAAATCATGCTGAATATAATGATTTTTTAAAAATTGGATCTGTAGTTAATAGTAAAAATGATATAGGTAATTCTGTAGTTAATTTAGCAACTAAATTTTTAGGGGTACCATATGTTTGGGGAGGTACTACTCCACAAGGCTTTGATTGTTCAGGTTTAGTTTTATATTGTTATAATGCATATGGTATTTCATTGCCTAGAATATCTCAGGAACAACAGCAAGTAGGCATAGATGTTCTATTATCTCAAGCAAAAGCAGGAGATTTAGTATTTTTTCATGGATATCCAGCTACTCATGTAGGTATATATATGGGAAATGGGTATTATATACATGCTCCACACACAGGAGATGTAGTAAAGATTTCACCATTGGGGGATTACACAAATATAAAAAGAATTATGCCCTAATTTAAATGGCCATAATTTTCATTCAATCGTGGCAAGGATACTCCCATCTTCTATAAGTGGGGGAGGAATTGCCACTTGCCGATAGGTAACACCACAGCTTGCCACTTTACACCTCACTTTCTTATTGTATTTTATTCACTAATATAATAATTATAATAGTGAAAGGAGTTGATATTATAGAAATTACTATAACATCTAAAATACAAATATATCCTACTAATGAGCAAATAGATATTTTAAATAATACAATGTTCCAAATTAGAAAAGCATTGAATTATATATCTAAATATATTTTTAATAATAATTGTCTTAATCAGAAAAAGATTAATGAAGATACTTATTATTATTTAAGAGAAACATATGGTTTAAAATCTCAAATGGCTCAAAGTTGTATAAAAACTACTATTGCTAAATATAAAACCAATAAGTCCAATGGACATGATTTTACTTTAGTGCATTTTAAAAATTTAGAATATGACATTGTATGGAATAGAGATTACTCTATTAAAAGTGATATATTCTCTATAAATAGTTTACAAGGTAGACTTAAGATACCTTACGAAACTAAAGGCATGGAAAAATATTTTGATGGTTCTTATAGTTTTGGTACTGCTAAATTAGTATTTAAGTTTAACAAATACTTCTTATATATTCCAATGACCAAAGATTACCCTCAAACTACACCTTTTGAAATTAATAAAATAGTAGGTATTGACCTCGGTATTAATTTTTTAGCAACTATCTATGATAGTTATGGTAAAACCACGTTCTACAATGGTAGACATATAAAAGCTAAAAGAGGTCATTATAAAATATTAAGAAAACAACTTCAACAGTGCGGTAGCAAGTCAGCAAGACGTAAAATTAAATCTATTGGTTCAAGAGAAAACCGTTATGTTAATGATATTAATCATACCATTACAAAGGCACTCGTTGATAAATATGGGGCAAACACATTATTTGTTCTTGAAGATTTAACTAACGTTAGAAATACTACTGAAAAAGTAAATATAAACAATAGATATGTTTCTGTATCTTGGACTTTCTATCAATTTAGGCAGCTGCTTGAATATAAGGCTAAAATGAATAACTCAATAGTTATTTCAGTTAATCCTAAATATACAAGCCAAACATGCCCCAAATGTGGACATATTGAAAAAGCTAATAGAGATAAGAAAAAACATATCTTTAAATGTAAAAATTGCAACTATCAATCTAATGATGATAGAATTGGATCAATAAATCTTTGGAGAAAAGGTCTTGAATATATTGAACAATTCTCCAAAGAACATAGTGAGTAAACTCACTATGTTGCGGTGTTGTCAATCACCGTATCGTAACCTACGTTTGAGATGGGAGATACTTTGTATCATTAACACCATGTGTAGTAGAGTTACAAGCTCCCGCCTCTATAGGCGGTGAGTAATTGACATTGTAAAGTATTCTTAAAAAGATTACAACTATAATATATATAATTTACGGAGGTAATTAAAAATGAATAAAGTTGTTTTAATAGGTAGACTAACCAAAGATCCTGAATTAAAATTTACTCCAGGAAATGGAACAGCGGTTGCTAATTTCACTTTGGCTGTAGATAGAAGATTTTCAAAGGATGGTCAGAGAGAAGCAGATTTCATTCCTATAGTAGTATGGGGAAAACAAGCAGAATCTACAGCTAACTATATGAGTAAAGGAAAACTTATGGGGGTTAGTGGTAGAATACAAACAAGAAGCTATGAAGCTAAAGATGGTACAAAAAGATATATAACAGAAGTAATAGCTGAAGAAGTTAAATTTCTTGAGTGGGGAGATAAAGCTACCACAGATTCATCATATAATAATAGATCAGAATCAAGTTACCAATCAGGACAAAATTTTGCAAATGGAAACAGTTTTGACGATGATATAATTCCAGTAGATGATGGAGACATACCTTTTTAGAGATTTAATATGGCTTAATAAGAAACTTTATTTAAAAATTTTTAAATAAAGTTTCTTATTTTTTTTGTTAATATAACTAAATTCTTAAAAAGTA contains:
- a CDS encoding NlpC/P60 family protein, with the translated sequence MIKNKLKIILCSAIIGGSIIGFYHPIVNAAPTEKDVTIEIQKLDNDLSNLTIKLNDNKDKNSRLVNEIKQNEKFIQNKKEEIKETENMLNAQMRDYYIENDSNSNNALVLLLSSENMSDFLNKAKIMKIVLEEGNTTIKTLEKDKQDIIKTNEKLSKDKKEIEKNTSSIKNDIKTIDDKKKELKVKLEELDKAKINNASNTNSIIAQQNHAEYNDFLKIGSVVNSKNDIGNSVVNLATKFLGVPYVWGGTTPQGFDCSGLVLYCYNAYGISLPRISQEQQQVGIDVLLSQAKAGDLVFFHGYPATHVGIYMGNGYYIHAPHTGDVVKISPLGDYTNIKRIMP
- a CDS encoding RNA-guided endonuclease InsQ/TnpB family protein, with the protein product MKGVDIIEITITSKIQIYPTNEQIDILNNTMFQIRKALNYISKYIFNNNCLNQKKINEDTYYYLRETYGLKSQMAQSCIKTTIAKYKTNKSNGHDFTLVHFKNLEYDIVWNRDYSIKSDIFSINSLQGRLKIPYETKGMEKYFDGSYSFGTAKLVFKFNKYFLYIPMTKDYPQTTPFEINKIVGIDLGINFLATIYDSYGKTTFYNGRHIKAKRGHYKILRKQLQQCGSKSARRKIKSIGSRENRYVNDINHTITKALVDKYGANTLFVLEDLTNVRNTTEKVNINNRYVSVSWTFYQFRQLLEYKAKMNNSIVISVNPKYTSQTCPKCGHIEKANRDKKKHIFKCKNCNYQSNDDRIGSINLWRKGLEYIEQFSKEHSE
- a CDS encoding single-stranded DNA-binding protein, with translation MNKVVLIGRLTKDPELKFTPGNGTAVANFTLAVDRRFSKDGQREADFIPIVVWGKQAESTANYMSKGKLMGVSGRIQTRSYEAKDGTKRYITEVIAEEVKFLEWGDKATTDSSYNNRSESSYQSGQNFANGNSFDDDIIPVDDGDIPF